The proteins below come from a single Fodinicurvata sp. EGI_FJ10296 genomic window:
- the ribA gene encoding GTP cyclohydrolase II, with protein sequence MNRSDGSPPSAKQAPPATQPESPRDQNAGTVSRPIGMLSDRQASLRAVDRAMGDLRRGDFVLVRPDRGPALLAVACENASDAVLTRLAELSGGPLSIAITLQRAIALGLAEARTADPVGGDAAEVAAAGVMTLTPGTDAPSAGLVRALADPLERVAPSALDGLQQRIIRPDPVTTSQDGALATVRLAKLARLLPAVVVAPIDRPLGVERLLSKTDCLSVTAFDIDQYEDYGARSLYPVARARVPLDLAHATEVVAFRPTDGGQEHLAIVIGSPDTSAPVLIRLHSECFTGDLLGSMRCDCGEQLRGAIAEIARSGSGVLLYLAQEGRGIGLINKLRAYRLQDDDFDTVDANEMLGYDADERIYRPAVRMLDLLGVESVRLLTNNPDKVAQLQRFGIDVAERVAHEFPANGHNEFYLRTKRDRSGHILL encoded by the coding sequence ATGAACAGATCAGACGGTTCCCCACCGTCCGCAAAGCAGGCTCCTCCGGCAACGCAGCCGGAGTCGCCTCGGGATCAGAACGCCGGGACTGTATCGCGGCCGATCGGCATGCTGAGCGATCGGCAAGCCTCATTGCGCGCGGTCGATCGCGCGATGGGGGACCTTCGCCGGGGAGATTTCGTCCTCGTGCGGCCGGATCGCGGACCTGCCCTGCTGGCCGTTGCATGCGAGAACGCTTCGGATGCGGTCCTGACACGCCTGGCGGAGCTGAGCGGCGGTCCGCTTTCGATTGCGATCACACTGCAGCGTGCCATTGCCCTCGGTCTGGCCGAAGCCCGAACAGCGGATCCGGTCGGTGGTGATGCCGCCGAGGTCGCGGCCGCAGGCGTCATGACATTGACTCCCGGCACCGATGCTCCGTCGGCCGGGTTGGTCCGGGCTCTCGCCGACCCGCTTGAGCGTGTCGCGCCCAGTGCGCTCGACGGACTGCAGCAACGGATCATTCGACCGGATCCGGTTACCACCTCTCAGGATGGTGCGCTGGCGACGGTCCGGCTGGCAAAACTGGCACGGCTGCTGCCGGCGGTCGTGGTCGCGCCGATCGATCGTCCCCTGGGGGTAGAGCGGCTTCTGTCAAAAACAGACTGCCTTTCCGTCACGGCCTTCGACATCGACCAGTACGAGGATTACGGCGCCCGCAGCCTCTACCCCGTGGCGCGCGCCCGGGTCCCGCTTGATCTTGCACATGCCACGGAAGTCGTCGCCTTTCGGCCGACCGACGGCGGACAAGAGCATCTGGCGATCGTGATCGGGTCGCCGGATACCAGCGCTCCCGTGCTGATTCGCCTTCACTCGGAATGTTTTACCGGCGATTTGCTGGGGTCGATGCGCTGCGACTGCGGCGAACAGCTGCGCGGCGCGATCGCCGAAATTGCGCGATCCGGCAGCGGGGTGCTGTTGTATCTCGCTCAGGAAGGGCGTGGCATCGGTCTCATCAACAAGCTCCGCGCCTATCGGCTTCAGGATGATGATTTCGACACCGTCGATGCCAACGAAATGCTCGGCTATGACGCCGACGAACGAATCTATCGCCCCGCAGTCAGGATGCTCGATCTGCTGGGGGTCGAATCGGTTCGCTTGCTGACGAACAACCCCGACAAGGTGGCTCAACTGCAGAGATTCGGCATCGACGTTGCCGAACGGGTGGCCCATGAATTCCCGGCCAACGGTCACAACGAATTCTATCTTCGCACCAAACGCGATCGCAGTGGCCACATTCTGCTTTGA
- a CDS encoding DUF3576 domain-containing protein codes for MTRHRHHCRRVPAGVVLAFAGLFVAGCGMFDTPAPESEGPVVIFSDREGPAPSNVGVNADIWRASLDTLSFMPIRSADPFGGTILTDWYALPESPGERVRLNVRIRDRELSAASLDVTAFRQIQNAAGEWTDVEARPGSATEIEDAILARVRERRYERL; via the coding sequence ATGACCAGACACAGGCACCATTGCCGTCGCGTCCCGGCCGGGGTCGTTCTCGCTTTCGCCGGGCTCTTCGTCGCCGGATGCGGCATGTTCGATACCCCAGCGCCGGAAAGCGAGGGACCGGTCGTCATCTTCAGCGACCGCGAGGGGCCCGCCCCGTCCAATGTCGGCGTGAACGCGGACATATGGCGCGCCTCTCTCGATACGCTGTCCTTCATGCCGATCCGTTCCGCCGATCCATTCGGCGGCACGATCCTGACCGACTGGTACGCGCTGCCGGAGTCGCCGGGGGAACGGGTGCGGTTGAATGTCAGGATCCGCGACCGCGAATTGTCCGCTGCCTCTCTTGACGTAACGGCGTTTCGCCAGATTCAGAACGCGGCCGGTGAGTGGACGGATGTCGAGGCACGTCCCGGTTCCGCCACCGAGATCGAGGACGCGATTCTGGCCCGGGTCCGGGAACGGCGTTACGAACGGCTGTAA
- the leuS gene encoding leucine--tRNA ligase — protein MSRYNFRETEEKWQHIWADRKSFTVTEDPDRPKYYVLEMFPYPSGRLHVGHVRNYAIGDVVARFYRARGYNVLHPMGWDAFGLPAENAAIQNDVHPADWTYENIRTMGDQLKLIGLSYDWDRELATCSPDYYRHEQKMFLDFLKAGLAYRKESWVNWDPVDNTVLANEQVIEGKGWRTGAPVERRKLTQWFLKITQYADELLDGLDSLDKWPDRVRLMQRNWIGRSQGATVTFPVVPESAGHNRGSGDLPAALDVYSTRPDTIFAASFCAVSPDHPLAEALADRDQALAAFVAECRRQGTSEEAIEKAEKQGFDTGLKVRHPLDPARTLPVYVANFVLMEYGTGAIFGCPAHDQRDLDFARKYGLAVRPALWPADTRALSAEEAEALDDRTRAAFTANPTGLIGSEKVFHVEATAFVDADGPAYRYDLGALHGDAPLDVAAAKRIVIEALEAQGSGTGSTRYRLRDWGVSRQRYWGCPIPVMYREDGTMVPVPEDQLPVELPRDIDLSQPGNPLENHPTWKYTTCPETGQPAVRETDTFDTFFESSWYFARFCSPASDQPLDRAAVDYWMPVDQYIGGIEHAVLHLLYSRFFTRALRDCGYLSATEPFSGLMTQGMVCHETYRDRTGAWLYPEEVETRDGQLVKITDGTPVVRGRLEKMSKSKKNVVGLEAVVETYGADTARLLLLSDSPPERDLEWTSGGIEGAWRYVSRLWRLVTEPQCPLPKAGTPAPQAMSDGGRALRGFVHRTIAGVTEDIEGFRLNRAVARLRELTNAIADLPGTGEGEAWALREALEATVLMLGPIMPHLADELWTHLDGSALVIDTPWPKADPALTVEDTVTMGIQVNGKLRATLDLPRDVEKEAAESAALAESAVRKAIDGKTIRKVIVVPNRIVNVVAS, from the coding sequence ATGTCCCGATACAATTTCCGCGAGACCGAAGAAAAATGGCAGCACATCTGGGCCGACCGTAAGAGTTTCACGGTAACCGAAGACCCGGACAGGCCAAAATACTACGTCCTGGAAATGTTTCCCTATCCGTCGGGACGGCTCCATGTCGGTCATGTCCGCAATTACGCCATCGGCGACGTTGTGGCCCGCTTTTACCGGGCGCGCGGCTACAATGTACTGCATCCAATGGGGTGGGATGCCTTCGGTTTGCCGGCGGAGAATGCGGCCATTCAGAACGATGTTCATCCGGCCGACTGGACATACGAGAATATCAGAACGATGGGCGATCAACTCAAGCTGATCGGTCTGTCCTATGACTGGGACCGCGAGCTGGCCACCTGTTCGCCCGACTACTACCGGCACGAACAGAAGATGTTTCTCGATTTCCTCAAGGCAGGTCTGGCCTATCGCAAGGAAAGCTGGGTCAACTGGGACCCGGTAGACAACACTGTCCTGGCAAACGAGCAGGTGATCGAGGGGAAGGGCTGGCGTACTGGCGCGCCGGTCGAGCGGCGCAAGCTGACCCAGTGGTTCCTGAAAATCACACAATACGCCGACGAACTGCTCGACGGCCTCGACAGCCTGGACAAATGGCCAGATCGTGTCCGCCTGATGCAACGAAACTGGATCGGGCGCTCACAGGGCGCCACGGTGACTTTTCCTGTCGTTCCGGAAAGCGCAGGACACAACAGAGGCTCTGGCGATCTGCCGGCCGCGCTGGACGTTTACAGCACCCGGCCCGACACGATTTTCGCGGCCTCGTTCTGCGCCGTTTCGCCAGACCACCCGCTGGCCGAGGCGCTGGCTGACAGGGACCAGGCTCTGGCGGCGTTCGTCGCCGAATGCCGCCGTCAGGGAACGAGCGAAGAGGCGATCGAGAAGGCCGAAAAACAGGGATTTGATACCGGGCTCAAGGTGCGTCATCCGCTCGATCCCGCGCGCACGCTCCCCGTTTATGTCGCCAATTTCGTTCTGATGGAGTACGGCACCGGCGCGATCTTCGGATGCCCGGCCCATGATCAGCGCGATCTGGATTTCGCCCGGAAATATGGGCTTGCCGTTCGCCCGGCCCTGTGGCCAGCCGATACTCGGGCCTTATCGGCAGAAGAGGCCGAAGCGCTGGACGACAGGACGCGCGCTGCTTTCACTGCCAATCCCACCGGCCTGATCGGCAGCGAGAAAGTGTTCCATGTCGAGGCCACGGCCTTCGTCGATGCCGACGGGCCGGCCTATCGCTACGATCTGGGTGCGCTGCATGGCGACGCCCCGCTCGATGTCGCCGCTGCGAAACGCATTGTCATCGAAGCGCTGGAGGCACAAGGCAGCGGAACCGGATCCACGCGTTATCGCCTGCGGGATTGGGGCGTCTCGCGCCAGCGATACTGGGGCTGCCCGATCCCGGTCATGTATCGCGAGGACGGGACAATGGTCCCGGTGCCGGAAGATCAGCTTCCCGTGGAGTTGCCCCGGGATATCGATCTCAGCCAACCCGGCAATCCGCTCGAAAACCACCCGACCTGGAAATATACCACCTGTCCGGAGACGGGCCAGCCGGCGGTCCGCGAGACCGATACCTTCGATACTTTCTTCGAAAGCTCGTGGTATTTCGCCCGGTTCTGCAGCCCGGCCTCTGACCAGCCGCTGGATCGCGCGGCAGTCGATTACTGGATGCCGGTCGATCAATATATCGGTGGTATCGAGCATGCCGTTCTGCACCTGCTTTACTCGCGGTTCTTCACCCGTGCGCTGCGCGATTGCGGCTACCTGTCGGCGACGGAACCGTTTTCCGGCCTGATGACCCAGGGGATGGTCTGTCACGAGACCTACCGGGACCGTACCGGCGCCTGGCTGTACCCGGAAGAGGTCGAGACACGGGACGGACAGCTCGTAAAGATAACTGACGGCACACCGGTCGTCCGGGGACGTCTGGAGAAGATGTCCAAGTCGAAGAAGAATGTCGTCGGCCTGGAAGCGGTGGTCGAGACCTATGGCGCCGACACCGCGCGGCTGCTGCTGCTGTCCGACAGCCCGCCCGAACGCGATCTGGAGTGGACATCCGGCGGCATCGAGGGGGCGTGGCGCTATGTCAGCCGCCTGTGGCGGCTGGTTACCGAACCGCAGTGCCCACTGCCCAAGGCGGGAACGCCTGCGCCTCAGGCCATGTCAGACGGGGGCCGGGCCCTGCGCGGCTTTGTCCACCGCACGATTGCCGGCGTGACCGAGGACATCGAGGGCTTCCGGCTTAACCGTGCCGTCGCCCGCCTGCGGGAACTGACCAACGCCATCGCGGACCTGCCGGGAACCGGCGAGGGCGAGGCATGGGCCCTGCGAGAGGCCCTGGAGGCCACTGTTCTGATGCTGGGGCCGATCATGCCCCATCTCGCCGACGAACTGTGGACCCATCTGGATGGCTCCGCGTTGGTCATCGACACCCCCTGGCCGAAAGCCGATCCGGCCCTTACCGTCGAGGACACGGTCACAATGGGCATTCAGGTCAACGGAAAGCTCCGGGCGACCCTGGATCTGCCGCGCGATGTCGAGAAGGAGGCCGCGGAAAGCGCCGCGTTGGCCGAGTCCGCCGTCCGAAAAGCCATTGATGGGAAAACCATCCGAAAGGTCATCGTGGTGCCGAACAGGATCGTCAATGTCGTCGCGTCGTAG
- the lptE gene encoding LPS assembly lipoprotein LptE: protein MSSRRSTAERAPAQASVSRRQLLQAGMALAGLSALAGCGFRPVYGTLGGAGAEEELAAIDVSVIAEREGQQLRTYLIRMLNPRGRPVDPGYRLNVTLTESQANLAVQDGRSGTRRNLTMAAQYTLSSLDGGEGTSGSLRTITSYNRQNDEFATLSAERDARERALVQTAEDIRIALATHFSAVQANRAAEPTP, encoded by the coding sequence ATGTCGTCGCGTCGTAGCACGGCGGAACGGGCGCCAGCTCAGGCGTCGGTCAGCCGCCGGCAGCTGTTGCAGGCCGGAATGGCGCTGGCCGGGCTTTCGGCTCTGGCCGGCTGCGGATTCAGGCCGGTTTACGGAACACTCGGCGGTGCGGGCGCCGAAGAAGAGCTCGCAGCCATTGATGTCTCGGTGATCGCCGAGCGCGAAGGCCAGCAATTGCGGACCTATCTCATCCGCATGCTCAATCCACGCGGCCGCCCTGTCGATCCCGGATACCGCCTCAATGTCACATTGACCGAATCGCAAGCGAATCTGGCGGTTCAGGACGGGCGCAGCGGAACGCGTAGAAACCTCACGATGGCGGCTCAGTATACGCTGTCCTCTCTCGACGGCGGCGAGGGGACAAGCGGCAGTCTGCGCACGATCACCAGCTACAACCGCCAGAACGACGAGTTTGCAACGCTGAGCGCGGAACGGGACGCGCGCGAACGGGCTCTGGTTCAGACCGCTGAAGATATTCGCATCGCCCTGGCGACGCATTTCAGCGCCGTTCAGGCCAATCGCGCGGCAGAGCCGACGCCTTAA
- the holA gene encoding DNA polymerase III subunit delta codes for MAKIQPNKADAYLSRLPQETVVVVLYGPDAGLVSDRGSAAIKAFLGSGPDKVDTGLAIVNLRAGDLKGDPARLVDEARSPSLLGGKRVVRLTEAPEAVAAALADLATSAPGEVLVVIEAGDLKPSSALRKAAEASGSSVAAIGCYPLDNAAMGGFITETARANGLMLDTEAHQVLLDAIGSDRAVARRQIEKIALYLDEPVSEAGSTAESRHATADDVRQCVGDSAERSLDDLALAVADGAIAIVGRTFHASLEQGATTVGILRAAQRHLLKLVPAVDARESGMPAAKAVAEIKPPVFWKHRDRVISQVGRWGSASLRSALDRLLEAEIQCKSTGIPDVSLAERTLFQIARLSGRPGR; via the coding sequence TTGGCTAAGATCCAACCGAACAAGGCCGACGCCTACCTGTCCCGACTGCCGCAAGAGACCGTTGTCGTCGTCCTCTATGGCCCTGATGCCGGACTCGTCTCGGACCGCGGATCTGCTGCCATCAAAGCTTTTCTAGGCAGCGGCCCGGACAAGGTGGACACAGGCCTCGCAATCGTCAACCTGCGTGCGGGAGATCTGAAGGGCGATCCTGCCCGCCTGGTCGACGAGGCCCGCAGTCCATCGCTGCTGGGTGGCAAACGTGTCGTTCGACTGACCGAGGCCCCCGAAGCCGTCGCGGCGGCCCTGGCCGATCTTGCGACATCGGCGCCGGGCGAGGTTCTGGTGGTGATCGAAGCCGGTGACCTGAAGCCATCCTCCGCGCTGCGGAAAGCAGCAGAGGCCAGCGGCAGCAGCGTAGCTGCCATCGGCTGTTATCCGCTCGACAACGCGGCTATGGGTGGCTTCATCACCGAAACCGCTCGGGCGAATGGTCTGATGCTCGACACCGAGGCGCATCAGGTGCTGTTGGATGCCATCGGATCCGACAGGGCCGTCGCCCGCCGGCAAATCGAGAAAATCGCGCTGTATCTGGACGAGCCCGTGAGCGAAGCCGGCTCGACGGCGGAGAGCCGCCACGCTACAGCGGACGATGTTCGTCAATGTGTCGGCGATTCCGCTGAACGGTCGCTGGACGATCTGGCATTGGCCGTTGCTGACGGCGCGATTGCCATCGTCGGGCGAACCTTCCACGCAAGTCTGGAACAGGGCGCCACGACTGTCGGGATCCTGCGGGCCGCACAGCGCCATTTGCTCAAACTGGTTCCGGCCGTCGATGCTCGGGAATCCGGGATGCCGGCTGCAAAGGCAGTCGCGGAAATCAAGCCGCCCGTTTTCTGGAAGCACAGGGACAGGGTAATCAGCCAGGTTGGCCGCTGGGGCTCAGCCTCGCTCCGGTCGGCCCTGGACCGCCTGCTGGAAGCAGAAATCCAGTGCAAATCAACCGGGATACCTGACGTCTCGCTGGCCGAACGGACATTGTTCCAGATTGCTCGATTGTCCGGCCGTCCGGGACGATAA
- a CDS encoding ParB/RepB/Spo0J family partition protein: MSTPPSRRRPSLGRGLDALFADDDDLAPVAVSDDNADGTGDSPVTQRRGGATLPIESLVPNPYQPRTRFDEDELNGLADSIRQQGVLSPVIVREDPDEAGRYQIVAGERRWRAAQLAQLHDIPVIVRSLTDADIAQIALLENVQRQDLDAVEEGAGYRCLIDQFGYTQDGLGRMLGKSRSHIANTLRLLDLPDDVLTLLKERALSAGHARALLSHPDQVAAARVVIDEGLTVRQTEALVKEALAPVGESGGDDAQTGVPGDDVGASSPDAAALSGAALRNNGQRSKDADTLALEHDLTSALGLRVSIDGDKSGESGRLTIHYSSFDQLDDVIRRIRGGG; this comes from the coding sequence ATGTCTACTCCTCCCTCCAGACGGCGGCCGAGTCTCGGCCGCGGTCTCGATGCCCTTTTTGCCGACGACGACGACCTTGCGCCGGTAGCCGTGTCCGACGACAACGCCGACGGCACCGGGGATAGCCCGGTCACCCAGCGGCGGGGCGGCGCGACCTTGCCAATCGAAAGTCTGGTGCCCAACCCCTACCAGCCGCGCACCCGCTTCGATGAGGACGAACTGAACGGCCTGGCCGACTCCATCCGCCAGCAAGGCGTTCTGTCGCCTGTGATCGTGCGCGAAGACCCCGACGAAGCCGGCCGCTATCAGATTGTTGCGGGCGAACGCCGCTGGCGCGCGGCACAACTGGCCCAACTGCACGATATACCGGTCATTGTCCGGTCGCTGACCGATGCGGATATTGCCCAGATTGCGTTGCTGGAGAATGTCCAGCGCCAGGATCTTGATGCCGTCGAGGAAGGCGCGGGCTATCGCTGCCTGATCGACCAATTCGGCTATACCCAGGACGGACTTGGCCGAATGCTCGGCAAGAGCCGCAGTCATATCGCCAATACGCTGCGCTTGCTCGATCTGCCCGATGACGTGCTCACCTTGTTGAAGGAGCGGGCGCTGTCGGCCGGTCATGCCCGTGCGCTGCTGTCGCACCCCGACCAAGTTGCAGCGGCGAGGGTCGTGATCGATGAAGGCCTGACGGTCCGTCAGACGGAAGCCCTGGTCAAGGAAGCCCTGGCGCCTGTGGGTGAAAGCGGTGGCGATGACGCGCAAACGGGTGTTCCTGGCGACGATGTCGGCGCTTCAAGCCCGGACGCCGCGGCATTGTCCGGGGCCGCTTTGCGGAACAATGGCCAAAGATCCAAAGACGCCGATACCCTGGCCCTGGAACATGATTTGACCTCGGCCCTCGGACTCAGGGTGTCAATTGATGGCGACAAGTCCGGAGAATCGGGCCGGCTGACGATCCACTATTCCTCGTTCGACCAGCTCGACGATGTTATCCGTCGGATTAGGGGCGGCGGTTGA
- a CDS encoding ParA family protein: MPNIDGAVVAEKDADERGGRTARILAIANQKGGVGKTTTAINLGTALAAAGKQVLIIDLDPQGNASTGLGIPRANRGKGSYQLIHGEATVQDVTLPSTVPGLWLTPSAVDLSGAEVELVTAPRREYYLRSAIRKAPPDVDYVLIDCPPALGLLTLNALVAADAVLVPLQCEFYALEGLSHLMRTIDRVKKAYNPSLEMQGMVLTMFDRRNNLSDLVAQDVREHFGARVFTTVIPRNVRVSEAPSHGKPVLLYDVNCAGSKAYIHLAGELLKRDSRVPA; the protein is encoded by the coding sequence ATGCCGAACATCGATGGTGCAGTCGTCGCCGAAAAGGACGCCGATGAACGCGGCGGCCGGACTGCGCGCATCCTCGCAATCGCCAATCAGAAGGGCGGTGTCGGCAAGACGACCACGGCGATCAATCTGGGCACAGCGCTGGCCGCCGCTGGCAAGCAGGTTCTCATCATTGATCTGGACCCGCAGGGCAATGCGTCGACAGGCTTGGGTATTCCTCGGGCTAATCGTGGCAAGGGGTCCTACCAGCTGATCCATGGCGAAGCGACCGTCCAGGACGTCACATTGCCCTCTACGGTCCCGGGATTATGGCTGACGCCGTCGGCTGTCGATCTGAGCGGTGCGGAGGTGGAACTCGTGACGGCGCCGCGGCGAGAGTATTATCTGCGCAGCGCGATCCGAAAAGCACCGCCTGATGTCGATTACGTCCTGATTGACTGCCCCCCTGCCCTGGGCTTGCTGACGTTGAACGCCTTGGTCGCGGCCGATGCGGTTCTGGTACCGTTGCAGTGCGAGTTTTATGCGTTGGAAGGGCTTAGCCATTTGATGCGGACGATAGACCGGGTCAAGAAGGCCTACAACCCGTCGCTGGAAATGCAGGGCATGGTTCTGACCATGTTCGACCGCCGCAACAATCTGTCGGATTTAGTCGCACAGGATGTCCGGGAGCATTTCGGCGCCCGCGTCTTCACAACGGTCATACCGCGCAATGTCCGGGTGTCAGAGGCGCCGAGCCACGGCAAGCCGGTGCTCCTCTATGACGTCAACTGTGCCGGCTCAAAAGCCTATATCCACCTTGCCGGGGAACTTCTGAAACGCGACAGCCGGGTGCCTGCGTAA
- the rsmG gene encoding 16S rRNA (guanine(527)-N(7))-methyltransferase RsmG, whose amino-acid sequence MTNEKATGGSTAAAGTAPLDIGPAEFQAWTGVSRETLDRLKVYADLLIEWQRRLNLIGATTQPILWQRHMLDSAQLYPLLPAECRVLVDLGAGAGFPGLVLAAMGVAEVHLVEADSRKSAFLREAAQAMAVNVSIHTQRIEAMEPFPADVITARALAALSVLVDMSQPFTHKGTVMAFPKGRNGLREVAEAKESWTRKGWTPDVRTVSSVTDASAAIILMTGLPAAFDDADTQDKRPAAPTPESVETRKR is encoded by the coding sequence ATGACCAACGAGAAAGCAACCGGCGGATCGACGGCGGCTGCCGGAACCGCCCCCCTCGATATCGGGCCTGCAGAGTTCCAGGCATGGACGGGTGTTTCACGTGAAACGCTCGATCGACTGAAAGTCTACGCCGACCTGCTCATCGAGTGGCAGCGCCGGTTAAACCTGATCGGCGCGACGACCCAGCCCATTCTCTGGCAGCGACATATGCTCGATTCGGCCCAACTCTATCCACTGTTGCCGGCAGAATGTCGCGTGCTGGTCGATCTTGGCGCCGGTGCCGGCTTTCCCGGGCTGGTCCTCGCCGCGATGGGCGTGGCCGAGGTGCATCTTGTAGAAGCCGACAGTCGGAAATCGGCTTTCCTTCGCGAGGCGGCGCAGGCCATGGCCGTGAACGTCAGCATTCACACCCAACGTATCGAGGCCATGGAGCCGTTTCCCGCCGATGTCATCACGGCCCGAGCCCTTGCAGCGCTTTCGGTATTGGTGGACATGAGTCAGCCGTTCACGCATAAAGGGACGGTAATGGCGTTTCCCAAGGGGCGGAATGGTCTGCGGGAAGTCGCGGAAGCGAAAGAGTCCTGGACACGCAAGGGCTGGACACCGGATGTCCGGACGGTTTCCAGCGTGACCGATGCTTCCGCTGCAATCATCCTGATGACCGGCCTGCCCGCGGCGTTCGATGATGCTGATACGCAGGACAAGCGGCCAGCAGCGCCAACGCCGGAGTCGGTCGAAACCCGCAAGCGGTAA
- the mnmG gene encoding tRNA uridine-5-carboxymethylaminomethyl(34) synthesis enzyme MnmG, giving the protein MSSRSDAGRAQDGEAERYDVLVVGGGHAGTEAAAAAARLGARTALITHRLDTIGAMSCNPAIGGLGKGHLVREIDALDGIMGKAIDRAGIQFRMLNQRKGPAVRGPRAQADRELYKQAVRALLGEQDGLSLIAGEVADLIVESSAEANGTVKGVLLRDGRRLLSEAVVLTTGTFLNGLIHIGEEKIPAGRVGEAPSVGLSARLSQAGVPLGRLKTGTPARLDGRTIDWDRLEVQPGDDPPTPFSYMTDRITTRQVPCHITHTTRETHALIQANLHRSPIYGGAIDSTGPRYCPSIEDKVVRFADKERHQIFLEPEGLDDHTVYPNGISTSLPKDVQDALIATIPGLERARILQHGYAIEYDYVDPRSLTPALALRHLPGLFLAGQINGTTGYEEAGAQGLIAGLNAALRSGAAGGTGAEEGPTFSIDRSQGYIGVLVDDLIRYGAPEPYRMFTSRAEYRLILRADNADQRLTGLGAAIGCVGAARRERYDTKMTMLTDARSRVETLSLTPQEARRHGLAVNHDGVRRSAYDLLRYEEITIDRLAAIWPGLGALPADVAEQIEIDGRYAGYLQRQSADIRAFQRDETLQLPASLDYAHIGGLSNEVREKLEKTRPATLGAAGRIPGVTPAALILLLQHVRRVRAAGSEGTEAEVPDAASPNSCPKSRLSA; this is encoded by the coding sequence ATGTCTTCCCGATCCGATGCCGGCAGAGCGCAGGACGGCGAAGCCGAACGCTATGATGTCCTCGTGGTTGGCGGCGGGCACGCAGGCACCGAGGCGGCCGCCGCTGCGGCACGATTGGGCGCGCGGACGGCACTGATAACCCACCGTCTCGACACGATCGGGGCGATGTCGTGCAATCCGGCGATCGGCGGGCTCGGTAAGGGACATCTGGTCCGGGAAATCGACGCCCTGGACGGCATCATGGGCAAGGCGATCGACCGCGCCGGTATCCAGTTCAGGATGTTGAACCAGCGTAAGGGTCCTGCGGTGCGCGGGCCTCGGGCACAGGCGGATCGGGAGCTGTACAAGCAAGCGGTCCGGGCTCTGCTGGGCGAACAGGACGGACTGTCACTGATCGCCGGTGAAGTGGCCGATCTTATCGTCGAATCGTCGGCCGAGGCGAATGGGACGGTCAAAGGGGTGCTGCTGCGGGACGGACGCCGGTTGCTGTCCGAGGCCGTCGTCCTGACAACCGGCACGTTCCTGAATGGTCTGATTCATATTGGCGAAGAAAAAATTCCGGCGGGACGTGTCGGTGAGGCCCCTTCGGTTGGTTTGTCAGCCCGTTTATCGCAGGCGGGCGTGCCTCTTGGCCGATTGAAGACGGGCACGCCTGCAAGACTCGATGGTCGAACAATCGACTGGGATCGTCTGGAAGTGCAGCCGGGCGATGACCCGCCGACGCCCTTCTCGTATATGACCGATCGAATCACGACCCGACAAGTCCCGTGTCATATCACCCATACAACCCGCGAGACACACGCGCTCATCCAGGCGAACCTTCACCGCTCGCCGATCTATGGCGGCGCTATCGACAGCACTGGGCCTCGCTATTGTCCGAGTATCGAAGACAAGGTCGTGCGCTTCGCGGACAAGGAACGTCACCAGATATTTCTGGAGCCGGAGGGGCTGGACGATCACACCGTCTATCCCAACGGTATTTCGACCTCCCTGCCCAAGGATGTCCAGGACGCTCTGATTGCGACCATTCCGGGGTTGGAGCGAGCGCGGATCCTGCAGCATGGATATGCGATCGAATATGACTATGTCGATCCGCGATCGCTGACACCGGCTTTGGCGCTGCGCCACCTTCCCGGCCTTTTCCTGGCTGGACAGATCAACGGGACGACAGGATACGAGGAAGCCGGTGCGCAGGGACTGATCGCCGGCCTCAATGCTGCACTTCGATCGGGCGCCGCAGGCGGCACCGGCGCCGAAGAAGGTCCGACGTTCAGCATTGACCGAAGCCAGGGATATATCGGCGTTCTTGTCGATGACCTGATCCGGTACGGGGCGCCGGAACCGTACCGGATGTTCACCTCTCGCGCCGAGTACAGATTGATTCTCCGCGCGGATAATGCCGACCAGCGGCTTACCGGCCTGGGCGCGGCGATCGGATGTGTCGGAGCCGCGCGGCGCGAACGCTACGATACGAAGATGACAATGCTGACCGATGCTCGCTCACGCGTGGAAACGCTTTCGCTCACGCCTCAGGAGGCTCGGCGCCATGGGCTGGCGGTGAATCATGACGGTGTTCGTCGGTCTGCGTATGATTTGCTGCGTTACGAAGAAATTACGATCGACCGACTGGCCGCAATCTGGCCGGGACTCGGTGCCTTGCCGGCGGATGTGGCAGAGCAGATCGAGATCGACGGTCGGTATGCCGGATACCTTCAGCGGCAGAGTGCGGATATTCGTGCCTTTCAGCGTGATGAAACGCTGCAGCTTCCGGCATCGCTGGACTATGCGCACATCGGGGGCCTTTCCAATGAAGTTCGAGAGAAGCTGGAAAAAACGCGGCCGGCGACGCTCGGCGCTGCAGGACGAATTCCGGGGGTGACGCCGGCTGCACTCATTCTTTTGCTGCAGCATGTCAGAAGGGTTCGGGCAGCCGGGTCTGAAGGCACCGAAGCTGAAGTCCCTGATGCCGCCTCCCCCAATTCCTGTCCCAAATCACGGCTGAGCGCATGA